Proteins encoded together in one Lathyrus oleraceus cultivar Zhongwan6 chromosome 5, CAAS_Psat_ZW6_1.0, whole genome shotgun sequence window:
- the LOC127084163 gene encoding tRNA (carboxymethyluridine(34)-5-O)-methyltransferase — translation MKQINTESEDPCITENSSSSISVKSTPEIEKKFVHSVYDAIAPHFSSTRFAKWPKVAEFLSSLPSGSLILDAGCGNGKYLGFNQDCFFIGCDISPSLIKICLDRGHEVLVADAVNLPYRTGFGDAAISIAVLHHLSTENRRIKAIEELVRVVKKGGLVLITVWAVEQEDSSLLNKWTPLADKYVEEWQGSGSPRAARLTSSPSLESIPEIEESGFGGEERKVCNVSEVLGDLKEEDNAKNQQEYFVPWHLPYHRAEVSGASAHALATGLATKDDIKGAVVYNRYYHVFSEGELESLTNGISNARVVDQFFDKSNWCIILERTV, via the exons ATGAAACAAATAAACACCGAATCTGAAGATCCCTGCATCACAGAAAACTCCTCATCATCTATAAGTGTGAAATCCACCCCTGAAATcgagaaaaagtttgttcataGTGTTTATGATGCAATTGCCCCGCATTTTAGTTCAACTCGGTTCGCGAAATGGCCGAAAGTTGCTGAGTTTCTCTCATCCCTGCCTTCGGGATCTCTTATCCTTGATGCAGGATGTGGGAATGGGAAGTATTTAGGTTTTAATCAAGATTGTTTTTTTATAGGATGTGATATAAGTCCTTCATTGATTAAGATATGTTTGGATAGAGGACATGAAGTTCTTGTAGCAGATGCTGTGAATCTTCCTTATAGAACTGGTTTTGGCGATGCTGCAATATCTATTGCTGTGTTGCATCATTTGAGTACTGAGAATAGAAGGATAAAAGCGATTGAAGAGTTAGTTAGAGTTGTTAAAAAGGGTGGTCTTGTTTTGATTACGGTTTGGGCTGTTGAACAAGAGGATAGCTCGTTGCTTAACAAATGGACTCCACTTGCTGATAAGTATGTTGAAGAGTGGCAAGGATCGGGAAGTCCACGTGCTGCTCGGTTAACTTCGTCTCCGTCGTTAGAAAGTATTCCGGAAATTGAGGAGAGTGGCTTTGGTGGCGAGGAGAGGAAAGTTTGCAATGTGTCTGAAGTTTTGGGAGATTTGAAGGAAGAAGATAATGCGAAGAATCAGCAGGAATATTTTGTTCCTTGGCATTTACCGTATCATCGCGCTGAAGTTAGTGGTGCTTCTGCTCATGCTTTGGCTACTGGTCTTGCTACTAAAGATGACATAAAGGGTGCTGTGGTTTATAACAGATATTATCATGTTTTTAGTGAAGGTGAACTTGAAAG CTTGACAAATGGAATAAGCAATGCTAGAGTTGTTGATCAGTTTTTTGATAAATCCAACTGGTGCATTATTCTAGAAAGGACGGTATGA